ATGAAACTTGAAAGaaacttaaatatatatatattttgtaataaCTCTAATATGGCAGAAATCAATATCGTGTGTAATCTAATGTACACCATAAAATAACGTCCTGCTTCATACCAGGGAACACCGTAACACCGTTATATCACTGCAACCCGACCAACAGCTGTAGAACGTAAACATCTTGGTTCAGATTTcttagttgttgttgttttgttttttattgtgacGAAGAGGCTGATTTATTGGTCTAAATCTAGTCTGGACGTCCTGACCGGAGGTGCTGCAggtgaacatttgttttcattcatgatTATTTTAGAAAGGTGCCTGACGGTCACATTTTACTGGACGATGTGTagactgaaaaaataataacactCAGTGAAACAACCTAAACTAACAATGTTTTACTCTGAGGTCACATCCCGCCTGATATTTAATGTCCACGTCATCATTTCACCTGCTGGAAAACATGGAAACATTTTCCGCGTGTTGATGATGCTGATATATAAAACTCCATGTTGTCATGTCTCTTACATCCAACACTTGAGATGATTGTAGTCCATGAGTCCATGCTTTGACCGGGCGCAGCCATCTCACCTCTTACAGCCTGTCGACGTGTAATCGATAATGTCGCCCCGGCCCTCGTGGGAACAGTCGTAAACATTGTTTTTACGTTCAGCCCCTGATGTTTTTGTGACCAAACCGCTGAAGAGACTCCCCGTCTCTAACCTGTGAGGACACACAGGCTCGGACTGACCTGAGCGCTGACAGATGAGTTTCATCAGGTTTCCTCCTTCTGTCCTTTTTAATTGCTGTCATGctgttttggcatttttaatCTGCTGTGTCACTTTTAGTTTCTGTCGTGAGCATCTCtagttttctgtcagttttgcatttacaaaaaaaagatgaaaaatttctataaattattgtatttttaaaaactttttactttgattttagtggtaattgtgcagctctaccTGTTCAGACCTGTCACTGAGGTGAACACCAGTGTTACCAGTAGACCACCACTGTATGTAGACTAACCTGGGATGAAGACCACTTtggactgatgatgatgatgatgatgatgatgatgatgatgatgaaggacGTCCGAGTCAAACAGGCTGTTTCTCCTGGATGTGAATCAAGATTAATATTCAAACTCTTGAGGTTCATTCAagtgtttctcacacacacaatttatttGGGCGGTCCACTCAGAGTTTTTTCAAcgtttgtatttatttacaaaataatttctgtattattttttcatttacaagtcgtggaggcagacagagctgcagtcgAAGGCGGTTTAAACTGCTGTTCTGAAGGTTTTTCCAGAATCCTCAAAGACTCTTCAAACATCTGGATCGTAAAATATTCATCTGCTGCAACAAAGACAAGATATTTAAGATGtttcacacaaagacaaaagccagagcTGACGTATCTCTGCTCAGTTTGTGCCACATGAAACGTTTGTTATCAGATTTGTCTAAATGGATGTcatgttgtattattttatattttcttataAAAGCCGACAGCTCTTTACTGAAGTTGTTTATTCACGTGTTGTTTTGTGAATCTTCAGCGTTCGACTTCACCTGACGTTCAATTCAGTCGTGTGTCTTTGAACAAATTAAATCCGTAGTGATTGATTTCATTCGGGTTCATTTGTTCAAAGTAGACGCAGCAGCACCAGAGTCAAACACGTCTGTCAGCTCTGTCCCACTCCTGGTCTGTGACTGCTGCTGAAAGCTCGGCCGTTGAACAAAGCATTGAGTTTTAGACGTTTGTTGAGGGTGGGCCGCCACAATAAATTCTCTACCTGTTGGAAACTCTGAGATTCGTCCCCAGTCCTGAAGATGGACGCGGTCTTCTGCCTCTGCATCGTTAAACCTGCTCAGACTTCAGCAGCTCTGGTCTGAGTTCAGCTGGCAGCCTTCAGGCCTGAGTGTACATTAAATCCTCCCTGTGAATGCAATAACTGTGTTGTGTCATCCAGCCAAAACTCTGAATGTGTCCAAAACATCACGTCTGTTGTTTTGCAGCATCCATGTGAAATGTTCAGTGGTTTGAAAACAGCAGTATTTACGTCATAATGTTgctaaaaacacagatgaatgtCTGCAGACTGATCTTCAACCAAAGTtcatccgtctgtctgtctgtttgtttgtaaatCTATTTTTCAAGAAGCGCCTGATGACATGTTCATGTTGTAGCCTTCAATAAATGGACCAGAACCACTACGAACTGTAATCATACTGTCTGTGAGGAGAGAAAACGGTCGGGAGCGATGCCCGCTGATGTCGATCAATACGTTTGTTTTCTTCTTGcagtatatttatgtttatgtcgTGGAATCAGTTActgcagaaacataaacatgtttacaacattttgaaaatatgaacGATCAGTAAGGATCACATCGTCTGAAAATGTAACTCTGATggacttttttgttgttgattgaCAGGAAGAAACCAGAGCAGACGAGAAACAACAAGAGAGATAGAAAATACAGGTAagcttaaaggagcagttcacccaaacagtAGAACTCAGTCATCGTCTCCGCctgcaaacataaaaaagagatgaagaagCTGTCATTGTGTTTTGATTCTGGCTGCTGTGGACAAAATTAACTTAACTTCAGTGTTCAGAGCAGCTCCtttcctcagttcatcctcagcactctgccacTAATAATAgttttgattttatgatttatcAAACCAGCTGAtgggcattaagaataacttaTATTTCACACAGGTTCCCACACGTCCTGGAAAACCTGGAAAACAGTTGATCAGTTTTCCAGTCgtggaaaatgagagaaaaagcaaagTCCTGGAAAATCTTGTGTTGTCCTGGAACATTAGTTAAACTTCCCAAAactacacatacagtatggtATTAATAGTatactgtataaaaatgtagatttttcttAAAGGGAAaccagttcttcttcttctttgatctTTTTAAGAGACTTGTctcattgtttctgttgtatATCTACTGTTGCTCTTGATGAAAGCAAAACGTCCACAGCCCTCGATTACTGGTGTTCAGGCAGTCATGGATAACTCACTGTAATTCACAAGAGAAAAAGGCATTGGggtgattaactgattaattaaGTAACATGAGTTTATGGCCGCGCTCCCTGCCTGTTGTACCAGCTAGATCGTCACTCCTGTAAGATGATCTCTAGGAAAGAGCAGTAAGCCTGTCACAGCCTTAATCTGTGGGCCGCAGCATGCTAAAACAAACGGCAACAAACCACGTTTAAAAAACATATGTGAAGTTTTTAATGTCACTTTTGACCagatttacagcaatatttgtgaactttgtgatatttacttctcttgtaaaaatataatctaaatattaaatctaaataaaaaatctaaatatgaaatgttaaatctaaatgtcacgggtgaaactaaatatttagctaATATGCAAATTCACACTCCCTGTCACCGgaagtaccaaaataaaagcttattGATGCGAACGAGCGCTATCCGCGGTCTTCTTCGGGTAGTCAGACTGAGTGATTGCTCTGTGGTGGCTCTCCTGCCAGCTCAGCAGGACTCTGGGCCTCTCCACGTCACACCTCTGggtccctctcctcctctaccaCAGTGACGACTCTGCCTGCAGGAGAGGGACGTCAACAAGCTCTTCAAGAGACAGAACCCCCGCAAAGCAGCCGGACCAGACTCTGTCTCTCCACCCACCCTGAAGCACTGCGCTGaccagctgtctccagtgttcaCGGACATCTTCAACACCTCACTGGAGATATGTCACGTGCCAGCCTGCTTCAAAGTCTCCACCATCGTCCCCGTTCCCACAAGCCAAGGACCACAGGACTGAATGACTACAGACCCCTATCCTCCCGGCTCTGCTACAGAACAAGCTCTCCCAGCTCCACGTGCctgactccacctgcaggtggatcacagacttcctgtctgacaaGAAGCAGCGCGTGAAGCTGGGGAAACATGTCTCTGAATCCCAGACCATCAGCACCGGATCCCCCCAAGGCTGCGTTCCCTCTCCCCTGCTCTTCTGGCTGTACACCAACGGTTGCACCTCCAGTCACCAGTCCGTCAAGCTCCTGTGGTTCGCGGACGACACCACGCTCATTGGGCTCATCTCTGGTGGGGATGAGTCCGCCTACAGGTGGGAGATTGACCATCTGGTGACCTGGTGCAGCCAGAACAACCTGGAGCTTAATGCTCTAAAGACAGTGGAGATAGTAGTGGACTTCAGGAAGAACCCGCCCCTGTCATCCTGTGTGGCTCCCCAGTCGACTCTGTGGAGTCCTGCCGCTTCCTGGGCACCATCATCACCCAGGACCTAAAATGGGAGCTGAACATCAGATCCCTCAACAAAAAAGCTCAACAGAGGATGTTCTTCCTGCGGCAGCTGAAGAAGTACAACCTGCCAAAGACGATGATGGTGCACTTCTACACTGCCATCATCGagtccatcctcacctcctccatcaccgtctggtaCGCTGCTGCCACTGCCAAGGACAAGAGCAGACTGCAGCGTATCACACGCTCTGCTGAGAAGATGATAGGCTGCAACCTTCCATCCCTGCAGGACCTGCACAGCTCCAGGGCCCTGAGGCGTGCAGGTAGGATTGTGGCCGACCCCTCCCATCCCCGTCACAGACTTTTTGacactctcccctctggcaggaggctgcggtccatcaggaccagAACCGCCCGccacatgaacagtttcttcccctctGCAGTTGGGATCCTTAACAAGTCCCgggatttagatttaacatttaatatttagatttaacatttaatatttagatttaacatttaatatttagattatatttttacaagatCTTTACAACTTTACAATCGGCGGCCCATATTAATGGTCTTCTGTCCTATGATGTCAGTGATGGAGGGTAAAATCTGTCCTCATGCTGCAGAAATACGTTCTAAAATTTACCTTCAGCCAAAGACAGTGAACGCATCACTGATACGGGTTTAATATGAAGTTCTTACTGTTTGAACAGACAAAACTCGGTCTGACCCTTGAACTCGTTCTCCAGGATGAGTCAGCCGTCAGCTTCCTGCTCtcacactgtgtaaaaacactGAGTGTATTTACAGATCAAACTGCATATCTGTGAATGCCCTTTATTGCCTTTATAAAGTTATCAGTGCATGAGTAACTACTCTCTGGTCCCTTGGGCGCAGCTGTTTGGCTGTAACCAGGTCATCCGGCTCAGGGAGGCGGAACAGGATCAACCTGTTTGCAGCTCCGGTAACTGAACGCCTCTGGGACTGACAGTCAGTGGAGCCGGACGTCAGAGACATGCTCACGGTCAGAGTGGGTCAGTGCAactctattttatttatttctatgaTTGAGTGTGATTTCTAAAAACAGCTCCGTCTTCTATCTGTGAGTATTTCTACGAGCTGTGATTTTTACCTGCACAGGTGCACACAAGGTGTTCAGGAATGCAGACTAGGAGAGCATTGACTCAAGGACCACATGCAGTTTTGTggtgtttgttcatgtgttgactatcagtgatgatctgactgaaaaagagtttaaaaaagagaaatcaaTTAGGAAAAGACTGAATAATGGGAGTAATGAATTAAACTGCATCACGACATTAACGTGAGTATTTTCTGTTGCTACACAAATGCAGAATAATCCACTGACAAAATTAATGAGCAACTATTTGAATCATTGATTAATTTTCGTCATTAGTTTTCATCCTGTGAAGAAGCGTTGAAATTAAGTTCTGTACTTTAGTACaaatttacttgtactttactcgagtatttccacttcactacattttggaggcagatattgttctgatgactttattatttatttgataaatttactttgcagattacttGCAGCATTAGAGccaagtagcacattttaaaattaatgtattttatcgACACCTCTATGTGCTCGTGTCGCTGCACCTGTTCAAGGAAACAAACACCTGTTCAAGGAAACAAACACCTGTTCAAGGAAACAAACACCTGTTCTAACTTCAGGAAAGACTCAAGCTGACATCAGACGGAGGCTTTAATGTGACATTATAACTGTTCGATCTGCTCATCTGTCCTGTTATTGTCTCGTttttaacaggaaaaacaataatgcagagaaaaaacaccAGATGTAAGTTTTCAttcaaagctgtgtgtgtgtgtgtgtgtgtgtgtgtgtgtgtgtgtgtgtgtgtgtgtgtgtgtgtgtgtgtgtgtgtgtgtgacacataCCAGGATGTCATTGAGGGGGGGTTCTCCGCTTTACTGACTGCAACTAAAATAAGATCACAAAGAgaaagtttacattttaatactttCACCCGTTCATGTAATATCATATCATctaataatgttttttacagtttggtGTAAAACCTGGCAGTGGTGGACAAATCGTTACAGTCTTTAGTTCAGGAAGagtaaaaactaataaaatgcACTCACAGTATTTGTTTTCCAGGATCATGTTGTTGTAACTGATATGAATTCATGTATCATTGACTCAACCTTTATTTACACAAGGTGTTTCAGAGCGAGCAGCTCGCTCTCCTTCGTGCGTGTTCAGAAGGGGACGAtaaaagcaaaagcaaacatCCAAAACTCAGACGAGCATGAAACTGagaagaaataaaggaaaatgaTCAGTTTGAGAACCAAACATTAACTAAAGTCTGAACCGGAAGTTAGAGATCTGCACCTCCCTCAGATTTGTTGCAGTGAAGGTATTTTTTCAATCAGCAGAAGGCAAAGAGCTTTAAGTTACACAGGAAAGCATCATGAAACACGAGGTGACGTtagaaagacacacagaggaaaagaaTATAAAAGAAACGCACCATAATTTATCTTATTTCTGCaaaaatccaaataaataaatggctcgGTAAATAAGTAAACACGCCATAAAatgcaccaacaacaataatgaaacaataatgTAGCGTTAATGAATTCATGAAATGTGACAGATTGATATTTCTgatttaatttgcttctgtatttattaacCTCACATCATATGTTTTTGAATCATTATCTACGTTTACTTTTGATAGAATTTCTctacatttaaaggagcactatgtagatttttggagaagaaattcaaactcagaatttgaatattcacaatattaatgaggtaataacaccGAGCCCCTCGACTTGGATCACACCGGacctgtatggagacatctgatgtgtCTTTGGTTGTTTCTCCGTGTTAAAACtcgtctccagctgcttcaggtgtttagcagaaCCTGCAACTCTGTTTGGAAAGTATGAAACTTCATTAGATGAGGAAAAGCTGCTGAGCTTGTTGTttactccctccctctcactgaCTCCTCAGACATGCTGTTTTTCCTGATTGGTGGTGTCATCATCTGTTGTTCAAGTGTCAGCTCATTAAGATTATTAAGAACAGGCGGGTTTGACAGACAACTGATGTCTCTCTTTGAGATCCAGTCTGACTCGTCTCTGTCGTGTCCCGCAGGCATTTTGCAGATCTCGGCGGTGCTGGTGCTCGTGGTCGTCGTATACATGCTCATCCTGGAGGAATACAACAGCCCATTCATAAGTACAGGAACATTTAATACCTCAGCCTTTAACCGCACACCGCTCCTTTAAAGACACTGTATGTGGAAATGTTGTGtatggtggccctgagggtcaaaacacagcacacacaacacagttgTTGATATCCTGAATTTAACATCAATGTGATTCTATAACTTGTGTTCCAGATGAGTGGAGTCGATATGTGAATGCAGAATTTGACGTCGGCAGGTCCAGTCAGACCTCCGAGACGCTCCCCAAAGACACAGGTTAGTGATCCGACCCGATCAGAACGAGGGATTGAAGCTGATCTGACGGGGGTCAATCAGTGTTTTGTGCCTGTCCTCGTCAGATGGAGGCTGTTTCATGAACACAGACTGTCCAGACGATCACTTCAGCTTCTTCATGAAGAGTGGAGCTGCGAACGTCGTGGCGCCAAAGATCTGCATCCAGAACAAAGTGTAGGTGTTTCTGTTGGACCTTCCTGTCCTCCTCAGACTTCCTGCTTTAATCTCATCGTGCAGGTCCAAACGGCAGTCCTCTGTCCTCTAGCCCTCTGTCCTCTGTACTCtagtcctctgtcctctgtacTCTAGTCCTCTGTCCTCTAGTACTCTGTCCTccgtcctctgtcctctgtcttctAGTTCTCTGTCCTccgtcctctgtcctctgtcttctagtactctgtcctctgtcctccgtACTCTGGTCTCTGTCCTCTGGTCTCTGGTCCTCTGTCCTCTGGTCTCTGGTCCTCTGGTCCTCTGGTCTCtggtcctctgtcctctgttctctgGACCTCTGGtcctctggtctctggtctctggtcctctgtcctccagctCTCGTTGAGTGTCTCTGCCTCTTCATGTCCTGTTGATGACTCCTGGTATTCACAGTAGGTCAAACTGTCCTCAGGGTTCTTGGGACGATGCTGAACAACGCTGGATCTGGATTAAACATCGTCGTAATGAACGGTGAGTTCATTGAAAACTCTCGTCAGCTCAGTTTGTCCTTTGTTCATTGTCCCTCACGGTAACGTCTCTGCTTTAACAGGTAAAACAGGAGAAGTCACAAAGACCAATTACTTTAACATGTACGGCGGCGGTACGTATACGGATGTTACTGGTGTTCTACCACATGTAACCGTGTTGTTGGATGAACTGAGCCGTGATGAGATTTAAATGACGGCACGTTTATGTTGCAGAAGTGGAACCTCTCATCGAATTCCTGAAGAGCATCGAGCAAGGCACTGTTGTGCTGATCGCATCCTGGGACGACCCTTCAACAAAGTAAATGTCTTTCCTTTGGTCTCCACAGAAATGTGATCATGGGTCTGATCCCCTGAACCAAACACACCGTTTGCTTTTACTGACGGAGGAATCAGTGCTACCAGTTACATTTGaatcagtaaaaatgaaagatgtttttctttatgtgttCACAGGTTAAATGACGACGCCAAGAAGCTGATGGCTGAGCTGGGAAGTTCTGTTGTCCACTCACTGGGCTTCAGAGATAACTGGCTGTTTGTTGGTGGGAAAGGAGCAACAGTGAAGAGCAACTTTGAGAaggtaacaacaacaacaagctcacCGACACTTAACACACATGAAGTATTCAGATTCATGATGTGCAGCCGGATATTATCaacgctaaacatgtcacattttacaaatacactaaacagtaaccagtataggcgacttctttgtccccagactcccttaacaaatgtgtcagtttagtgagttgttgagttggagacactttataaactgtgtgaaactctgtctctgactgattctgacttatttgttccttcttgtaaattcagcaaatgttctacatgaacttctttctgtctttgagcagaaacatggagtctgtttgtctcggtgatggacgggtttgtttcatacagagcaggaagtgacatcagatcaCAGGTGGTCACTCAGACGCAGGTTAATGTAGCTGTGAAGTGAcggactgagagctgaacactgaTCTGATCAGACCTGATCAGGTTCTCAGAGACAAAGAGAATTTCAATAATGAAGAATTTCCCTTTATGTTACACATCATGTTTCCCGGTTGCTTGTTTATTCAAATCTTAAATATAATCACGAcagcagacaaaataaaacatcaggtCCTTTTAAAAAGCTTCAAACAGAGAATATTCTCAGTCGATcgattaatggattaattgaCGAGTCGTTGCAGCCCTACAGGTCACATGTAGTCTGGTTTTCTGTTGCTGATGTAGTTTGGGTcgaatcagaatcagaactgtctctgtgtgtttgttccagCATCTGAAGAACGTCCATGAACTGAATAAATACGAGAACTGGCCCGAGCTCCTGGAACTGAAAGGATGCATCCCCAAATACATGAACTGATCTTCTGCGTCATCCTCGAGgaatatttcagcttttttaaaCGAGCCGCAGGAACATCGAGCAGAAGGCAGGCGACGTGTTCGGAGGAGTTAAGTTGGGAACAGCTGATATTCGAACTGTAAGAAGACGAGACTTTATAGACAGGAGACTGTGATCCAAAGCCTGGTGCTGCTTCTTCCTCAGGTGAAGGTTTGTTACTGTGGAGAGAAGGTGGAACAGACGTGACGTTTCCCAGGAATACAATTTTTCttgattttgaacatttttcgGGGGTCTGGAGGACGGGTTGCATCTATCAGGACTGCTCTGGATCATCTACCATCACTACAGAAGAGCTCAGGGACTTTTAGGTGTTGCAAAGCAATCAAATCAATCTGTACAGGTGATTTTTAAAGAAGGTACGTCTTCATGAAGCTGCATGCAGCAAGAGCCAGAATGATTCAGGAGATCAGCGTCCCTGCTGCTACGTCCCAGTTCTTTGATTTACCAGAACAAGTCCTTTAATAGTGAGAGTGTCTTCATGTCGGATCCAGTACTGATTTCGTTATATGTCACTGTGTCATTAAACCTGTAAGAATTTCACTTTGAACTATCCAAAGAGCCAACTGAGGAGGAAGACCTAATCAATAACTTATAACAAAGTGATCATGTGAAATCAACCAAAGATCTCAAAGtgattaaagatgcaatatgtaagaattttagtttataaaattTCCAAATTAGctaaaaattatcaacagactgtgaagaaaCAGGTTTTAGCATTCTGTCAAAGAcgtttatgtactgtgttgcactgaagctagcatgctaaccagctagccccggccacTTCTTACTCGTAAAACCACTCAGTTCCCAGTCCAGACCGCTtactgcatggctaactgagcttactagctaacagcagctacagttagcagcatttagcggttactctgttgatatgctgccccctgtaaTTTGAGGGAGTATGAATTGCAGAGGTtttcaattcttacatgttgcacctttaaatatatgACGCAATAAATAATACTCAAGTATTTACTTTCcacttgtactccactacattgtagaggcaaatattgtactttttactccattacattaatttgataactttGCTTAcattgcagattcagattaagaaaagaaaatataaatgatgatgttattataaaaataagACTGATCCttcaccagctgcaacattaacgAGCTAAACGTCTGTATGTGGTTACTGATCTGTAACTGTGATTACAACACATCCAGACTGTTAACTGAACAAACAGTCGAGTTCCTCCCGTGACTCTTTCATTGTTCCTGATGTGAGTAAACACAACATGAGCACAGACACGATATTTTCAGACTTCATGGggtcacaaacagcagctgaatgCTCAGCAGAGCCTCTAACAGGCCTCGCTGAGCCAGTTTGACATCAACAgtctttaaatataaaacactgaagtggGAGCAGCACAGAGACGTCCTGTCTGTCAACATATGAAGCCAAATGTACGCATAGAACATCCTGGTTGAAGAGTTTATATGTTGAAGAACTGAGACACAGTTCAACTCACTTAAATGCAGACTTTATATTCGATAAGTGGAGCTGGAACTTTGATTTGGTGAAGGGTGAGCTGTTCAGAGACAGTGGCTGGATCTGGACAGCAGTTCTGTTGGTTTGAGCACAACACTGGTTTTGGATCTTGTATATGTAAACTGCTTGCTTATATATTTGCTTTATATACCTTTAACTTTCTGTGTATGACTGTTAAcatttgattaaataaaatgtttatacagTACAAGTGAGTGCTGCGCTGAGGGCTGTGGGGTGGTGAtggtgctggtgtcagtgtATATTTACAGGCagtacaggtttttttt
This sequence is a window from Pagrus major chromosome 8, Pma_NU_1.0. Protein-coding genes within it:
- the LOC141000717 gene encoding protein FAM3C produces the protein MLTVRVGKTIMQRKNTRCILQISAVLVLVVVVYMLILEEYNSPFINEWSRYVNAEFDVGRSSQTSETLPKDTDGGCFMNTDCPDDHFSFFMKSGAANVVAPKICIQNKVVLGTMLNNAGSGLNIVVMNGKTGEVTKTNYFNMYGGEVEPLIEFLKSIEQGTVVLIASWDDPSTKLNDDAKKLMAELGSSVVHSLGFRDNWLFVGGKGATVKSNFEKHLKNVHELNKYENWPELLELKGCIPKYMN